A single genomic interval of Nostoc commune NIES-4072 harbors:
- a CDS encoding AI-2E family transporter, with the protein MQSANKLPRWLTLGLAFPIIILNGWLLLQVIQYFQPLVSVIAAAILLAFVLNYPIQFLQEQGVKRNVAIAGVLLLTLVVLVALGITLVPRIIQQLVELANILPSWIDSGTQQLQNFQDWALSQQQLPINLSGLFTQVLERLSNQLQSFTGRILGFAVDTIGIVLNVLLAVVLTIYLILNGERLWDGVFQWLPRNIGLRVRELLREDFHNYFIGQATLGAVLGVTITLAFLALQVPLALLFGIGIGLFSLFPFGTGVGIAIVSLLVALQNFWLGVEVLGVAVAIDQVNSNFIAPRILGNLTGLNPVWVVISLLLGAKLGGVLGLLIAIPIASFIKDITDSWRAGEFNKIDDIVTEPIKITSETARIL; encoded by the coding sequence ATGCAATCAGCAAATAAACTACCGCGATGGTTAACTCTAGGATTGGCATTTCCGATTATTATTCTCAACGGCTGGCTATTGCTCCAAGTTATACAATACTTTCAACCTTTAGTTAGCGTTATCGCCGCCGCCATCCTGCTAGCTTTTGTCTTGAACTATCCAATCCAGTTTCTTCAAGAACAAGGGGTAAAACGCAACGTAGCGATCGCCGGAGTGTTACTTTTGACTCTAGTGGTTTTAGTGGCTTTAGGTATCACCTTGGTTCCCCGGATTATCCAACAGCTTGTTGAGCTAGCTAATATATTGCCCAGTTGGATTGATTCTGGTACTCAACAGTTGCAAAATTTCCAAGATTGGGCATTAAGTCAACAACAACTTCCGATTAATTTAAGTGGTTTATTTACCCAAGTTCTTGAACGATTATCTAACCAGCTTCAGTCTTTCACTGGTAGAATTCTTGGTTTTGCTGTCGATACCATTGGTATTGTGCTGAACGTGCTGCTGGCGGTAGTGCTAACTATCTACCTAATATTAAACGGTGAACGTCTTTGGGACGGAGTTTTTCAGTGGCTTCCCCGTAATATTGGGTTAAGAGTCCGGGAATTACTTCGAGAGGATTTCCACAATTACTTTATCGGTCAAGCAACATTGGGAGCTGTGTTAGGAGTAACAATTACACTGGCGTTTTTAGCCCTGCAAGTTCCCTTAGCTCTACTTTTTGGCATCGGTATTGGTTTATTTTCTCTCTTCCCCTTTGGTACAGGAGTAGGTATCGCTATAGTAAGTTTGTTGGTAGCGCTGCAAAACTTTTGGTTAGGAGTTGAAGTCTTAGGTGTAGCTGTTGCGATCGACCAAGTTAATTCTAATTTTATAGCACCGAGAATTCTTGGCAATTTGACTGGGCTAAATCCCGTGTGGGTAGTAATTTCTTTGCTTTTGGGGGCAAAGTTGGGAGGAGTTCTGGGTTTGTTAATTGCGATTCCTATTGCCAGTTTTATCAAGGATATAACAGATAGCTGGCGAGCTGGCGAGTTTAACAAGATAGATGATATCGTGACAGAGCCGATAAAGATTACAAGTGAGACAGCAAGAATCTTATAG
- a CDS encoding alkaline phosphatase D family protein: MESNRPSQLNRRQFLLRSTITAGGIIATNLVSKSQVFAQAPAIITSDKMRPAIPYGVASGDISKDSIVIWSRSDRPAKMIVEYSTSESFKNVRRVVGPNALKNSDFTARLYLRNLPPDQKLFYRVIFQDLDYKGTYSAPVKGTFRTPPKSGRDIFFVWGGDTAGQGWGINPDFGGMKIYETMRQLHPDFFIHSGDNIYADGPIQSEVTLDDGTIWKNITTPEKSKVAETLTEFRGNYIYNLLDENIKRFNAEVPILAQWDDHETTNNWYPGEVLLNDDRYTVKDVNLLAQRARQAFLEYLPIGYETNDPDKTKIYRSFNYGPLLDIFMLDERTYRGPNSPNNQPVPSKKTDFLSKKQVEWLKRQLLSSKATWKVIASDMPLGLIVKDGSTDFEAWANGDGPALGRELELADLLRFIKNKNIQNVVWLTADVHYAAAHYYNPAKAQFTDFKPFWEFVAGPLNSGTFGPNELENTFGPQLIFQSLPPGTKANRPPSEGLQFFGGVKINGNTKVMTVTLRNLVGKIVYSVDLPPEK, encoded by the coding sequence ATGGAATCTAATCGCCCATCGCAACTAAACCGTCGCCAGTTTTTACTCCGTTCAACTATCACAGCAGGTGGAATTATTGCCACAAATCTTGTATCGAAATCACAAGTTTTTGCCCAAGCGCCTGCAATTATCACCTCTGACAAAATGCGTCCTGCTATACCTTATGGTGTAGCTAGCGGAGATATTTCCAAAGATAGCATTGTTATTTGGAGCCGTAGCGATCGCCCCGCCAAAATGATCGTAGAATACTCTACCAGCGAATCTTTTAAAAATGTCCGGCGAGTTGTGGGGCCCAATGCTTTAAAAAATAGCGACTTTACAGCACGACTTTATCTGAGGAACTTACCCCCAGACCAAAAATTATTTTATCGAGTGATTTTCCAAGATTTAGATTATAAAGGCACTTACAGCGCTCCTGTCAAAGGCACTTTCCGCACTCCCCCCAAATCTGGGCGAGATATATTCTTTGTGTGGGGTGGTGACACTGCTGGTCAAGGATGGGGGATTAATCCTGATTTCGGTGGGATGAAAATTTACGAAACTATGCGCCAACTTCACCCCGACTTTTTCATTCATTCTGGCGATAATATTTATGCTGATGGCCCGATTCAATCAGAAGTAACTTTAGACGACGGCACTATTTGGAAAAACATCACTACACCAGAAAAATCCAAAGTAGCAGAAACTCTCACAGAATTTCGTGGCAACTATATCTACAATTTGCTGGATGAAAACATCAAGCGTTTCAACGCTGAAGTTCCCATATTAGCACAGTGGGACGACCACGAAACCACAAATAATTGGTATCCTGGAGAAGTTCTCCTTAACGATGACCGCTACACAGTTAAGGATGTTAACTTACTAGCCCAAAGGGCAAGACAAGCATTTTTGGAATATCTACCTATTGGGTATGAAACAAATGATCCAGATAAAACGAAAATTTATCGCTCCTTTAACTATGGCCCATTATTAGACATTTTCATGCTGGATGAGCGTACTTACCGGGGGCCCAACTCTCCCAATAATCAGCCAGTACCGAGTAAAAAAACAGACTTTTTGAGTAAAAAACAAGTGGAATGGTTGAAAAGACAATTGCTCTCATCAAAAGCAACATGGAAAGTGATTGCGAGTGATATGCCTTTGGGACTGATAGTTAAAGACGGTAGCACTGATTTTGAAGCTTGGGCTAATGGAGATGGCCCAGCTTTAGGAAGAGAATTAGAACTTGCCGATTTACTACGATTTATCAAAAATAAAAATATCCAGAATGTTGTTTGGTTAACTGCTGATGTACATTATGCAGCTGCCCACTATTACAACCCCGCTAAAGCACAGTTTACCGACTTTAAGCCTTTTTGGGAGTTTGTCGCTGGGCCTCTTAACTCTGGTACATTTGGCCCTAATGAATTGGAAAATACCTTTGGGCCACAATTAATATTTCAAAGTCTTCCTCCAGGTACGAAAGCAAATCGACCCCCAAGTGAAGGTTTGCAATTCTTTGGAGGAGTTAAAATTAATGGAAATACAAAAGTGATGACGGTAACACTGCGTAACTTGGTAGGAAAAATTGTTTACAGTGTAGATTTACCGCCAGAAAAATAA
- a CDS encoding AAA family ATPase yields the protein MLKQLILENWKSFRYAQLPLDPLTVLIGTNASGKSNVAEALELLKRIVRGEDIEVALEGNKTLSSIRGGVEWAALKPENQFILKLIVQGEDDKTDYFYSITVQTKPDVHIVQESLEIQKISSNFQSNNETLINNILLSNKSYLSEVNHLFAQGKKKHDKLKLAINKLNNDNQELLKNFNALKENLTNNEAKAEIIIEEIKNVKNQTNKMIEIIYENDNNFDLLSNYLKVMNIIINKISSIFILNPIPSTMRDYSRLSDILESDGSNIAGVLAALDNEQKAEVESTLSAYIKDFPEGDIKTVFAEPIGRLKTDAMLYCEEEWKPGEMTLIDARSMSDGTLRFLAILTALLTRPEGSQLVIEEIDNGLHPSRAELLVRILREVGSKRKIDILITTHNPALLDALGPEIVPFVVVAHRNKETGESKLTLLEDIENLPLLLASGTLGKLATKGAIEKSLSDNK from the coding sequence ATGCTTAAACAACTCATCTTAGAGAACTGGAAAAGTTTCCGTTATGCGCAGCTTCCACTTGACCCATTGACTGTTCTGATTGGTACAAACGCAAGTGGTAAATCTAATGTAGCTGAAGCGTTAGAGTTGCTCAAAAGAATCGTCAGAGGTGAGGATATTGAAGTAGCTTTAGAAGGAAATAAAACTCTTTCTTCTATTCGGGGCGGTGTTGAATGGGCTGCTCTTAAACCAGAAAATCAATTTATATTAAAACTAATAGTTCAAGGTGAAGATGATAAGACAGATTATTTTTATAGTATTACAGTACAGACTAAACCAGATGTTCATATTGTCCAAGAATCTCTTGAGATACAAAAAATATCATCAAATTTTCAGAGTAATAATGAAACATTAATTAATAATATTTTATTAAGTAATAAATCATATTTGTCAGAAGTTAATCACTTATTTGCACAAGGAAAAAAGAAACATGATAAGTTGAAGCTGGCAATTAATAAATTAAATAATGATAACCAAGAGTTATTAAAAAATTTTAATGCATTAAAAGAAAATCTAACTAATAATGAGGCAAAAGCTGAAATAATTATTGAAGAAATAAAAAATGTCAAGAATCAAACGAATAAAATGATTGAAATAATTTATGAAAATGATAATAATTTTGATTTACTTAGTAATTATCTTAAGGTAATGAATATCATAATTAATAAAATTAGTAGTATTTTTATATTAAATCCTATTCCTTCTACGATGCGCGATTATTCACGCTTATCTGACATCTTAGAAAGCGATGGTTCTAATATTGCTGGTGTACTAGCAGCATTGGATAACGAACAAAAAGCCGAAGTCGAATCAACTCTATCAGCCTACATCAAAGATTTCCCTGAAGGAGATATTAAAACAGTATTTGCAGAACCAATTGGTAGACTTAAAACTGATGCGATGCTTTACTGTGAAGAAGAATGGAAACCTGGAGAGATGACATTAATAGATGCTAGAAGTATGTCAGATGGAACTTTACGCTTTCTAGCAATCCTCACAGCATTACTTACTAGACCAGAAGGAAGTCAACTAGTAATTGAAGAAATAGATAATGGGCTTCATCCCTCACGTGCAGAATTACTGGTAAGAATACTGCGGGAGGTTGGCAGCAAAAGAAAAATTGATATTTTAATTACTACTCATAACCCAGCCTTACTTGATGCTTTAGGCCCAGAGATAGTTCCTTTTGTGGTTGTCGCACACCGCAATAAAGAAACTGGAGAAAGCAAGCTTACACTTTTAGAAGATATTGAAAATCTTCCTCTTTTGTTAGCATCAGGTACTTTAGGCAAACTAGCAACTAAAGGTGCAATTGAAAAGAGCCTTTCTGATAATAAGTAA
- the mutS gene encoding DNA mismatch repair protein MutS yields the protein MTAFHSETPSPKPDASTFISDHQQVDRSKLSQMYLHYVETKDKYPHAVLLYRVGDFFECYFQDAVKLAQELELVLTSKQAGEQGRVAMSGVPHHAWERYATLLVEKGYAVVICDQVEDASEAAGRLVRREVTRILTPGTLLEEGMLKSSRNNYLAAVVIAANHWGLAYADISTGEFLTTQGSDLEHLTQELMRLQPSEVLVPTNAPDLGSLLRPGETSPHLPQCLPPSFCYSLRSQVPFSQGEARPRLLQKFKVRSLEGLGCDHLPLAVRAAGGLLEYLEDTQKENPVTLQRLRTYTVTDYLIVDNQTRRNLEITQTVRDGTFHGSLLWALDRTNTAMGGRALRRWLLQPLIDIKGIRARLDTIEELMENTPLRQDLRQLLRQIYDLERLTGRAGSGTANARDLVALADSLSRLPELSSLVTEARSPFLKALQKVPTVLEELAHKLHAHLVESPPILIKEGGLIRPSVNPLLDERKATVEADQQWIANLEVDERAKTGIPSLKVGFNKTFGYYISISRSKADQVPANYIRKQTLTNEERYITPDLKEREARILTARDDLNQLEYEIFTALREEVAQEAEVIRNLSRAVAAADVLCGLAELAVHQGYCRPEMLSGREINIVDGRHPVVEQSLPAGFFVPNSTQLGSRESGVGSSEEEISPLPTPNSQFPDLIILTGPNASGKSCYLRQVGLIQLMAQIGSFVPARFARLGICDRIFTRVGAVDDLATGQSTFMVEMNETANILNHATSRSLVLLDEIGRGTATFDGLSIAWAVAEYIAVDIRARTIFATHYHELNELASILPNVANYQVTVKELPDQIIFLHQVQPGGADKSYGIEAGRLAGLPAVVIQRAKQVMGQIEKHSKIAMGLQNLD from the coding sequence ATGACTGCCTTTCACTCTGAAACTCCATCTCCCAAACCGGATGCAAGTACTTTTATTTCTGACCATCAACAGGTGGATCGCAGTAAGCTAAGTCAAATGTACTTGCATTATGTCGAGACGAAGGATAAATATCCTCACGCGGTATTGCTGTATCGGGTAGGAGATTTCTTTGAATGCTATTTCCAAGATGCTGTAAAACTAGCGCAAGAATTGGAATTAGTTCTCACCAGTAAGCAAGCAGGGGAACAGGGACGAGTGGCGATGTCTGGTGTTCCGCACCACGCTTGGGAACGCTACGCAACGCTACTGGTAGAAAAAGGCTATGCAGTGGTAATTTGCGACCAAGTAGAAGATGCTTCTGAAGCTGCTGGTAGATTGGTGCGACGAGAAGTAACGCGCATCCTGACTCCTGGTACTTTGCTGGAAGAAGGAATGCTCAAATCAAGTCGCAATAACTACCTTGCAGCAGTAGTAATTGCCGCTAATCATTGGGGTTTAGCTTATGCAGACATCTCCACAGGCGAATTTCTCACAACTCAAGGCAGTGATTTAGAACATTTAACACAGGAATTAATGCGCTTGCAACCTTCAGAGGTGTTAGTTCCGACAAATGCGCCCGATTTAGGTAGTTTGCTGCGTCCGGGAGAAACTTCGCCACATCTTCCCCAGTGTTTGCCACCATCATTTTGTTATAGTTTGCGATCGCAAGTACCATTTTCCCAAGGCGAAGCTAGACCTAGATTATTGCAGAAATTTAAGGTGCGATCGCTCGAAGGACTCGGTTGCGATCATCTTCCGCTTGCCGTTCGTGCGGCTGGTGGTCTTCTGGAATACTTGGAAGATACTCAAAAAGAAAACCCAGTTACCCTTCAAAGACTCCGCACCTACACTGTCACTGACTATTTAATTGTTGACAATCAAACCCGCCGTAACCTGGAAATTACTCAAACCGTCCGGGATGGCACTTTTCACGGTTCCCTACTCTGGGCATTAGATAGAACTAATACAGCGATGGGCGGGCGGGCTTTGCGGCGGTGGTTGTTGCAACCGCTAATCGATATTAAAGGCATTCGGGCACGTCTTGATACCATCGAAGAATTGATGGAAAATACGCCCCTGCGTCAAGATTTGCGGCAACTGTTACGCCAAATTTATGATTTGGAACGCCTCACAGGCAGGGCGGGTTCTGGTACAGCTAATGCTAGAGATTTAGTAGCTTTGGCAGATTCCCTCTCACGCTTACCAGAATTATCCAGCTTGGTAACTGAAGCGCGTTCTCCATTTCTCAAAGCTTTACAGAAAGTCCCAACTGTGTTGGAAGAATTAGCACACAAATTACACGCACATCTTGTGGAGTCGCCACCCATACTAATCAAAGAAGGCGGATTGATTCGCCCTAGTGTAAATCCCCTATTAGATGAGAGAAAGGCAACTGTAGAAGCAGACCAGCAATGGATTGCTAATTTAGAAGTTGATGAAAGGGCTAAGACGGGAATTCCGAGTTTGAAGGTAGGATTTAACAAAACCTTTGGTTATTATATAAGTATTTCCCGCAGCAAAGCTGACCAAGTACCCGCTAATTACATCCGCAAGCAAACTCTGACCAATGAGGAACGTTACATCACCCCAGATTTGAAGGAACGGGAAGCCCGAATTCTCACAGCACGGGATGATTTAAATCAATTAGAATATGAGATTTTTACGGCGTTGCGCGAAGAGGTAGCACAAGAGGCGGAAGTAATTCGTAATCTGTCTCGTGCAGTCGCGGCGGCAGATGTGTTGTGTGGTTTGGCTGAGTTAGCGGTGCATCAAGGTTACTGTCGTCCAGAAATGTTGTCAGGAAGGGAGATCAATATTGTCGATGGGCGTCATCCAGTGGTGGAACAGTCTTTACCTGCGGGTTTCTTTGTGCCGAATTCGACTCAATTGGGGAGTAGGGAATCGGGAGTAGGGAGTAGTGAAGAAGAAATTTCCCCACTCCCCACTCCCAACTCCCAATTCCCTGACTTAATCATCCTTACCGGGCCGAATGCAAGTGGCAAAAGTTGTTATTTGCGTCAGGTGGGATTGATTCAGTTAATGGCGCAGATTGGTAGTTTTGTACCAGCTAGGTTTGCTAGATTGGGAATATGCGATCGCATTTTCACGCGTGTAGGTGCAGTAGATGATCTTGCAACTGGTCAATCTACGTTCATGGTAGAAATGAATGAAACGGCAAATATTCTCAACCATGCCACATCTAGGTCGCTGGTATTGTTAGATGAAATTGGTCGTGGGACAGCAACTTTTGATGGTCTTTCCATCGCTTGGGCGGTGGCGGAATACATAGCAGTAGATATTCGGGCGCGGACAATTTTTGCTACTCATTATCATGAGTTGAATGAACTGGCTAGCATTCTACCGAATGTGGCTAACTATCAAGTAACAGTGAAGGAATTACCCGACCAAATTATCTTTTTGCATCAAGTCCAACCCGGAGGTGCTGATAAGTCTTATGGAATTGAGGCGGGAAGATTGGCGGGTTTACCAGCCGTAGTTATTCAACGAGCAAAACAAGTAATGGGGCAAATTGAGAAACACAGTAAGATTGCGATGGGGTTGCAAAATCTGGATTGA
- a CDS encoding type II toxin-antitoxin system YhaV family toxin, protein MAKFVSNGWEVYFHPQLFGTQYQELFERVSHLREQLPEAEYKTHATVKLFAAITVAIETKISSDPFASHFALTGALKRYGRMKKMGLPERYRLFFKAFDTEQLKVIVILWLGFPRKEGAKNDCYQVFTKMVERGTFPDSLDELLKDCEITDD, encoded by the coding sequence ATGGCTAAGTTTGTCAGCAATGGATGGGAAGTTTACTTTCACCCACAACTATTTGGTACTCAGTATCAAGAATTGTTTGAGCGCGTTTCCCATTTACGGGAGCAATTACCAGAGGCTGAATATAAAACCCATGCAACGGTAAAATTGTTTGCAGCAATTACTGTTGCAATTGAAACAAAGATTTCCTCTGATCCGTTTGCAAGTCATTTTGCGTTGACAGGGGCGTTAAAACGCTATGGACGGATGAAAAAGATGGGTTTGCCGGAACGGTATCGGCTGTTTTTTAAAGCGTTTGATACGGAACAGTTGAAAGTAATTGTAATTTTGTGGTTAGGGTTTCCACGTAAAGAGGGGGCGAAAAATGACTGTTACCAGGTGTTTACTAAGATGGTTGAGCGAGGGACATTTCCAGATAGTTTAGACGAGTTATTGAAAGATTGTGAGATAACGGATGATTAA
- a CDS encoding lipid-A-disaccharide synthase produces the protein MTQVDILILSNGPGEVTTWVRPVVKALRQKFGDDRNQVRISVVLSPCSNASGKEGAIALSYPEVDRVQPAEHFWPFLLWGKTFENWDWRSHGVVVFLGGDQIFPVVIGKKLGYRTVVYAEWSARWHNWIDRFGVMKPEVAAGVPQKYAHKFTVVGDLMVEASSQESLVISHLSLANEKGQMTNDTDASTASHKVGQEIELIGLLPGSKAAKLAQGVPLSLGIAEYVHAKRPQTKFVIPLAPTLDLQTLASFADLQRNSIAEIFGFGGASLIVPKDAKSKALLKTTTGLTVELWQENPAYQLLSQCCICLTTVGANTAELGALGVPMIVLLPTQQLDAMRAWDGLPGLLANLPGVGTPFTKVINWLFLRFVRRKGLLAWPNIWAQEEIVPELMGKLQPQEIGKMVLDLLAHPEKLADIRAKLRKIRGESGAAQKIAQIVGEEIGK, from the coding sequence ATGACTCAAGTAGATATTCTCATCTTATCCAATGGCCCTGGAGAGGTAACAACCTGGGTGCGCCCAGTAGTAAAGGCATTACGGCAAAAATTCGGCGATGACCGAAATCAAGTGAGAATCAGTGTAGTCCTATCGCCTTGCTCAAATGCTAGTGGTAAAGAAGGTGCGATCGCTCTTTCTTACCCAGAAGTAGATAGAGTACAGCCAGCAGAGCATTTTTGGCCATTTTTGCTTTGGGGTAAAACTTTTGAGAATTGGGATTGGAGAAGTCACGGTGTAGTTGTTTTTCTCGGTGGCGATCAAATTTTCCCCGTAGTTATAGGCAAAAAGCTGGGATATCGCACAGTGGTTTACGCTGAATGGTCAGCTCGTTGGCATAATTGGATTGATCGCTTTGGCGTGATGAAACCTGAAGTTGCTGCGGGTGTCCCCCAGAAATATGCTCACAAATTCACTGTTGTTGGTGATTTGATGGTAGAAGCTAGTAGTCAAGAGTCATTAGTCATTAGTCATTTGTCCTTAGCAAATGAGAAAGGACAAATGACTAATGACACAGACGCATCAACAGCTTCCCACAAGGTAGGACAAGAGATTGAATTGATTGGTTTACTCCCTGGATCAAAAGCAGCAAAATTAGCCCAAGGAGTGCCATTAAGTTTAGGCATTGCTGAATACGTTCATGCAAAAAGACCTCAAACTAAATTTGTGATTCCTTTAGCCCCAACTTTAGATTTACAAACTTTAGCTAGTTTTGCCGATCTCCAAAGGAACTCTATTGCTGAAATCTTTGGCTTTGGCGGTGCTTCCTTAATTGTCCCAAAGGACGCTAAAAGCAAGGCATTGCTCAAAACAACAACGGGTTTAACTGTGGAACTATGGCAAGAAAATCCTGCATATCAGTTATTATCCCAGTGCTGCATCTGTTTAACTACAGTGGGGGCAAACACTGCCGAACTCGGTGCTTTAGGAGTGCCAATGATTGTTTTGCTGCCAACCCAGCAACTTGACGCTATGCGTGCTTGGGATGGTTTACCTGGGTTGTTGGCAAATCTGCCGGGAGTAGGTACGCCCTTTACTAAGGTGATTAATTGGTTGTTCCTAAGATTTGTAAGACGTAAAGGTTTATTAGCATGGCCAAATATCTGGGCACAGGAAGAGATAGTGCCAGAACTTATGGGTAAACTTCAACCTCAAGAAATTGGCAAAATGGTCTTAGACTTATTAGCCCATCCAGAAAAATTGGCTGATATCCGCGCTAAACTCCGTAAAATTCGTGGTGAAAGCGGTGCAGCCCAAAAGATAGCACAGATTGTTGGTGAGGAAATTGGGAAGTAA